One Sanguibacter keddieii DSM 10542 genomic window carries:
- a CDS encoding class II fumarate hydratase — MTSTPDTDVTGEFRIEHDTMGEVRVPAAALYRAQTQRAVENFPISGTPLERSHIEALARVKKAAAQANAELGVLEADLAQAIVDAAEAVAQGGYDEHFPLDVFQTGSGTSSNMNTNEVIAELATRALGREVHPNDHVNASQSSNDVFPTSVHVAATAGVVRTLIPALDHLATSLEAKASEFATVVKSGRTHLMDATPVTLGQEFGGYAAAVRYGIERLESALPRAAEVPLGGTAVGTGINTPAGFPQRVIALLVEDTGLPLTEARDHFEAQSGRDGLVELSGALRGIAVSITKICNDLRWMGSGPNTGLGEIAIPDLQPGSSIMPGKVNPVIPEAVLMVAARVIGNDATVAWAGASGSFELNVQIPVIALGVLESVRLLSNASVLLADKTVDGITANVERARALAESSPSIVTPLNRVIGYEAAAKVAKHSVKNGLTVREAVIDLGFVERGEVTEAQLDTALDVLAMTRPPQA, encoded by the coding sequence ATGACTTCCACACCTGACACCGACGTCACCGGCGAGTTCCGGATCGAGCACGACACGATGGGCGAGGTCCGCGTCCCCGCGGCAGCCCTCTACCGTGCGCAGACCCAGCGAGCCGTCGAGAACTTCCCGATCTCCGGCACGCCCCTCGAGCGCAGCCACATCGAGGCGCTGGCCCGCGTCAAGAAGGCAGCGGCGCAGGCCAACGCCGAGCTCGGCGTCCTCGAGGCCGACCTCGCGCAGGCGATCGTCGACGCCGCCGAGGCCGTCGCCCAGGGCGGCTACGACGAGCACTTCCCGCTCGACGTGTTCCAGACCGGCTCCGGCACCTCGTCGAACATGAACACCAACGAGGTCATCGCCGAGCTCGCGACCCGTGCGCTCGGTCGTGAGGTGCACCCCAACGACCACGTCAACGCCTCGCAGTCCTCCAACGACGTCTTCCCGACGTCGGTGCACGTCGCCGCCACGGCCGGCGTCGTCCGTACGCTCATCCCCGCGCTCGACCACCTCGCGACGTCGCTCGAGGCCAAGGCCAGCGAGTTCGCGACCGTCGTGAAGTCGGGCCGCACCCACCTCATGGACGCGACCCCGGTCACCCTCGGCCAGGAGTTCGGCGGCTACGCGGCCGCCGTCCGCTACGGCATCGAGCGCCTGGAGTCCGCGCTCCCCCGCGCCGCAGAGGTCCCGCTCGGCGGCACCGCCGTCGGCACCGGCATCAACACCCCGGCCGGGTTCCCGCAGCGGGTCATCGCCCTCCTCGTCGAGGACACGGGTCTGCCGCTCACCGAGGCACGCGACCACTTCGAGGCGCAGTCGGGCCGCGACGGCCTCGTCGAGCTGTCCGGCGCGCTGCGCGGCATCGCCGTGAGCATCACCAAGATCTGCAACGACCTGCGGTGGATGGGCTCGGGCCCCAACACGGGTCTCGGCGAGATCGCGATCCCCGACCTGCAGCCCGGGTCGTCGATCATGCCCGGCAAGGTCAACCCCGTGATCCCGGAGGCCGTCCTCATGGTCGCCGCCCGCGTCATCGGCAACGACGCGACCGTGGCCTGGGCCGGTGCGAGCGGGTCCTTCGAGCTCAACGTGCAGATCCCCGTGATCGCTCTCGGCGTCCTCGAGTCCGTCCGCCTGCTCTCGAACGCCTCCGTGCTGCTCGCCGACAAGACCGTCGACGGCATCACCGCGAACGTCGAGCGGGCACGCGCCCTCGCCGAGTCCTCGCCGTCGATCGTCACCCCGCTCAACCGGGTGATCGGCTACGAGGCCGCCGCGAAGGTCGCCAAGCACTCCGTGAAGAACGGCCTCACGGTCCGCGAGGCCGTGATCGACCTCGGGTTCGTCGAGCGCGGCGAGGTCACCGAGGCGCAGCTCGACACGGCGCTCGACGTGCTCGCCATGACCCGCCCGCCGCAGGCCTGA
- a CDS encoding right-handed parallel beta-helix repeat-containing protein, whose translation MARSSTLLAVLALTGAVVLVPSTPAVSAVEPEPPVPVAEPDVQAERTWTSGFAGNAGNGSATVHDDGSVTMTAVDGKIAESEDGFLYYSTEIDASTENFTLTATFHVDEASAVDNQGGYGIIAVDSFQPGSKNHRYFNSAASTFARQTDPVSGEFRYGTPGGRFVSGYTDPSDVASTARSMRDSAAFDWDFKSDLQTPTNTNPPKIEEGDTHTLTLRKSNTGFHAWMDGAVEDEVIAYSPEMLEQQSTGTITVGVFVGRKLTVTASDITLTTVHPDDDDPATERPWTVLEPDVRLASTATTSASVYDAWFTSALRGHLTLLRPDGEVVAQDLPVEKVVPTVVPVPLDDGTNHLTAVFTPLPAAEQDLGDHVRLSSEDPVRREVTIEVRRYGVPGDALHVAPDGSPDGLGTRASPLDVATAVAYAQPGQQVVARGGTYRPTSKILVDRGNDGRPGEEIWFMSAPGELAVFDLSASPDGGFDLRGDHWHFYDLEVTGAQGRQKAFAISGHHNVVERLHTHHNGNTGLQITGYDTEPRSMWPSHNLVLSSESHHNMDPQRNDADGFAAKLTVGPGNVFRYCISHHNVDDGFDLYAKSTLGPHGPVRIEHSVAYRNGYLTDDPDEQSPQSGKGFKLGGESIPLMNELHNSVAWHNVTQGVASNSSPDAVVTDVTTYDNHANNLTLSTSTHPTTDYRVSGFLSASPRGADVVSLRGQDDTVRTATSNYLDGRNVAGTAVDDSWFTSVDTTVRPTIADDGSVDLHGLFELTDAAPADTGARLLPNPDPTVVVVGPEPGAGSEPVDPVEPVDPTDPEVPGDEGPGDEGPGTEQPGQPTTEPVDPADPTVPTAVGDGAGRGGATVDVADGTAAADGRAPRLAATGTSPAPAVAGAALLLLGASLLVLRSAQHRRG comes from the coding sequence ATGGCACGTTCGTCGACACTGCTGGCGGTACTCGCCCTGACCGGGGCGGTGGTCCTCGTCCCCTCCACCCCGGCGGTCTCCGCCGTCGAACCGGAGCCTCCCGTCCCGGTCGCGGAGCCCGACGTCCAGGCCGAGCGGACGTGGACCAGCGGCTTCGCCGGGAACGCCGGCAACGGGTCGGCCACAGTCCACGACGACGGCTCCGTGACCATGACCGCGGTCGACGGCAAGATCGCCGAGTCCGAGGACGGGTTCCTGTACTACTCCACCGAGATCGACGCCTCGACCGAGAACTTCACGCTCACCGCCACCTTCCACGTCGACGAGGCCTCGGCGGTGGACAACCAGGGCGGCTACGGGATCATCGCCGTCGACTCCTTTCAGCCGGGCAGCAAGAACCACCGGTACTTCAACTCCGCGGCCTCGACCTTCGCCCGCCAGACCGACCCCGTCTCCGGCGAGTTCCGCTACGGCACACCGGGCGGCCGGTTCGTCTCCGGCTACACCGACCCGTCCGACGTCGCCTCGACGGCGCGCTCGATGCGCGACTCGGCGGCCTTCGACTGGGACTTCAAGTCCGACCTCCAGACCCCCACCAACACCAACCCGCCGAAGATCGAGGAGGGCGACACCCACACCCTGACGCTGCGGAAGTCGAACACCGGGTTCCACGCGTGGATGGACGGTGCCGTCGAGGACGAGGTGATCGCCTACTCCCCCGAGATGCTCGAGCAGCAGAGCACCGGGACCATCACGGTCGGCGTGTTCGTCGGGCGCAAGCTCACCGTCACCGCGAGCGACATCACCCTCACCACCGTCCACCCCGACGACGACGACCCCGCGACCGAGCGCCCCTGGACCGTCCTCGAGCCAGACGTCCGCCTCGCCTCGACCGCGACCACCTCGGCCTCCGTCTACGACGCCTGGTTCACCTCCGCGCTGCGCGGTCACCTGACGCTGCTGCGCCCCGACGGCGAGGTCGTCGCCCAGGACCTGCCCGTCGAGAAGGTGGTGCCGACCGTCGTGCCGGTGCCGCTCGACGACGGCACCAACCACCTCACCGCCGTGTTCACACCCCTCCCGGCCGCGGAGCAGGACCTCGGCGACCACGTCCGACTGTCCTCCGAGGACCCCGTCCGCCGCGAGGTGACCATCGAGGTGCGCCGCTACGGCGTCCCCGGTGACGCGCTGCACGTCGCCCCGGACGGCTCTCCCGACGGCCTCGGCACGCGGGCGAGCCCCCTCGACGTCGCGACCGCGGTCGCCTACGCACAGCCCGGCCAGCAGGTCGTCGCGCGTGGCGGGACCTACCGGCCGACGAGCAAGATCCTCGTGGACCGCGGCAACGACGGTCGCCCCGGCGAGGAGATCTGGTTCATGTCCGCGCCGGGCGAGCTCGCCGTCTTCGACCTCTCGGCGTCACCCGACGGGGGCTTCGACCTCCGCGGCGACCACTGGCACTTCTATGACCTCGAGGTGACCGGCGCCCAAGGCCGCCAGAAGGCCTTCGCGATCTCGGGCCACCACAACGTGGTCGAGCGCCTGCACACCCACCACAACGGCAACACCGGCCTGCAGATCACCGGCTACGACACGGAGCCGCGGTCGATGTGGCCCTCGCACAACCTCGTGCTGTCGAGCGAGTCGCACCACAACATGGACCCGCAGCGCAACGACGCCGACGGCTTCGCCGCGAAGCTCACCGTGGGGCCCGGCAACGTCTTCCGCTACTGCATCTCGCACCACAACGTGGACGACGGCTTCGACCTCTACGCCAAGTCGACCCTCGGGCCGCACGGCCCGGTCCGCATCGAGCACTCGGTCGCGTACCGCAACGGGTACCTCACCGACGACCCCGACGAGCAGTCGCCCCAGAGCGGCAAGGGCTTCAAGCTCGGCGGCGAATCCATCCCGCTGATGAACGAGCTCCACAACTCCGTCGCCTGGCACAACGTCACCCAGGGCGTCGCGAGCAACTCGAGCCCTGACGCCGTGGTCACCGACGTCACGACCTACGACAACCACGCGAACAACCTCACCCTGTCCACCTCGACGCACCCGACGACCGACTACCGGGTGAGCGGGTTCCTCTCGGCCAGCCCGCGCGGCGCGGACGTCGTGTCCCTGCGAGGCCAGGACGACACGGTCAGGACGGCCACCTCGAACTACCTCGACGGCCGCAACGTCGCCGGGACAGCGGTCGACGACTCGTGGTTCACCAGCGTCGACACCACGGTCCGGCCGACGATCGCGGACGACGGCTCCGTCGACCTGCACGGCCTCTTCGAGCTCACGGACGCAGCCCCTGCCGACACCGGCGCCCGGCTGCTGCCCAACCCCGACCCGACGGTCGTGGTGGTCGGCCCGGAGCCCGGAGCAGGCTCCGAGCCGGTCGATCCCGTGGAACCGGTCGACCCCACCGACCCTGAGGTCCCTGGCGACGAGGGCCCCGGTGACGAGGGCCCCGGCACCGAGCAGCCCGGGCAGCCGACCACCGAGCCGGTCGACCCCGCCGACCCGACGGTCCCGACAGCTGTGGGCGACGGAGCGGGACGCGGCGGCGCCACCGTCGACGTCGCGGACGGGACGGCGGCCGCAGACGGCCGCGCCCCCCGCCTGGCGGCCACCGGCACCTCGCCCGCCCCGGCGGTCGCGGGCGCTGCGCTGCTCCTGCTCGGGGCCTCGCTGCTCGTGCTCCGGTCCGCCCAGCACCGGCGCGGCTAG
- a CDS encoding exodeoxyribonuclease VII small subunit, whose amino-acid sequence MTADSPATSNGLSASTSDLSALSYEQARDELVQVVARLEAGGEPLEASLALWERGEALAARCQEWLDGARQKLDAARTDAGTTSTTDLDDE is encoded by the coding sequence ATGACCGCTGACAGCCCCGCCACCTCGAACGGCCTCTCCGCCAGCACCTCCGACCTCTCGGCGCTCAGCTACGAGCAGGCTCGCGACGAGCTCGTGCAGGTCGTCGCCCGCCTCGAGGCCGGCGGCGAACCGCTCGAGGCCTCGCTCGCCCTCTGGGAGCGCGGCGAGGCGCTCGCCGCGCGCTGCCAGGAGTGGCTCGACGGCGCCCGCCAGAAGCTCGACGCCGCCCGCACCGACGCGGGCACCACCAGCACCACCGACCTCGACGACGAGTAA
- the xseA gene encoding exodeoxyribonuclease VII large subunit has product MALPDDSSPATSSTTDAGAVRQPLAAKASDTTAENPWPVRLLSAKISDYIDRMAPLWVEGQVVQLNRRPGAGMAFLTLRDTDADMSLPVSVYAKVLDGVSAPIDEGAHVVVRAKPTFWTKRGSFQMQADQLKPVGVGELLARIEHLKRVLAAEGLFDAGRKKPLPFLPRVVGLVCGRESKAEHDVVVNARARWPQVRFEIREVAVQGVSAVPQVSAAIAELDAHPDVEVIVVARGGGAVEDLLPFSNEALVRAASACRTPLVSAIGHETDAPLLDLVADYRASTPTDAAKRIVPDVSEERARLTQALGRMRSAVTHRVRQEQAGLDATRSRPVLAAPHTMIETRERDVEAAVRAGRSGLDRLLSSASSTVDRLAAQVRALSPAATLDRGYAVVQGPDGSVVRSPDDVATGDALRIRLASGEITATTR; this is encoded by the coding sequence GTGGCTCTCCCCGACGACTCGTCCCCCGCGACCTCCTCGACGACCGACGCCGGCGCGGTGCGCCAGCCGCTGGCCGCGAAGGCCTCCGACACCACGGCCGAGAACCCGTGGCCGGTCCGGCTGCTGTCCGCGAAGATCAGCGACTACATCGACCGCATGGCGCCGCTGTGGGTCGAGGGGCAGGTCGTCCAGCTCAACCGCAGGCCCGGCGCGGGCATGGCCTTCCTCACCCTGCGCGACACCGACGCCGACATGTCGCTCCCGGTGTCCGTGTACGCCAAGGTCCTCGACGGCGTCTCCGCCCCGATCGACGAGGGTGCGCACGTGGTGGTCCGCGCCAAGCCGACCTTCTGGACCAAGCGCGGGTCGTTCCAGATGCAGGCCGACCAGCTCAAGCCCGTCGGCGTCGGCGAGCTGCTCGCCCGCATCGAGCACCTCAAGCGCGTGCTCGCCGCCGAGGGGCTCTTCGACGCCGGCCGCAAGAAGCCGCTGCCGTTCCTGCCGCGCGTCGTCGGTCTGGTCTGCGGGCGCGAGTCGAAGGCCGAGCACGACGTGGTGGTCAACGCCCGCGCGCGCTGGCCCCAGGTGCGCTTCGAGATCCGTGAGGTCGCCGTCCAGGGCGTCTCGGCAGTCCCGCAGGTCAGCGCCGCCATCGCCGAGCTCGACGCGCACCCCGACGTCGAGGTGATCGTCGTCGCCCGTGGCGGCGGTGCGGTCGAGGACCTGCTGCCCTTCAGCAACGAGGCGCTGGTCCGCGCGGCGTCGGCGTGCCGGACGCCGCTCGTCAGCGCGATCGGGCACGAGACGGACGCCCCGCTGCTCGACCTCGTCGCCGACTACCGCGCGTCGACGCCCACCGACGCCGCGAAACGCATCGTCCCCGACGTGAGCGAGGAGCGTGCGCGGCTCACGCAGGCCCTCGGGCGGATGCGATCGGCCGTGACCCACCGCGTCCGGCAGGAGCAGGCGGGCCTCGACGCGACCCGGTCGCGACCCGTCCTCGCGGCCCCGCACACGATGATCGAGACGCGCGAGCGCGACGTCGAGGCGGCCGTACGCGCCGGGCGCTCGGGGCTCGACCGGCTGCTGAGCAGCGCGTCGTCGACCGTCGACCGCCTCGCCGCGCAGGTCCGGGCGCTGTCCCCCGCGGCGACGCTCGACCGCGGCTACGCCGTGGTGCAGGGCCCTGACGGCTCGGTCGTCCGTTCCCCCGACGACGTCGCCACGGGCGACGCCCTCCGCATCCGCCTCGCCTCGGGCGAGATCACCGCCACCACCCGCTAG
- a CDS encoding carbonic anhydrase has protein sequence MPHHDTPAAAWAELRAGNTRFIEDKMEHPSQGFDRREQLKVAQHPFAVVFGCSDSRVAAEIIFDQGLGDVFVVRTAGHVVDTTVIGSIEYGVDILDTRLVVVLGHDSCGAVAAAMHALATGEQPSGFVRAVVDRVIPSIVGITAANGGGFETVSADVLRREHVRHTVSMLHSYSAGLAKAVAEGRCAIVGVEYDLADGHARLIEAIGDIGDAEFDV, from the coding sequence ATGCCGCACCACGACACCCCCGCAGCAGCCTGGGCCGAGCTCCGTGCCGGCAACACGCGGTTCATCGAGGACAAGATGGAGCACCCGTCGCAGGGCTTCGACCGCCGTGAGCAGCTCAAGGTCGCCCAGCACCCCTTCGCGGTCGTGTTCGGGTGCTCCGACTCCCGTGTGGCCGCCGAGATCATCTTCGACCAGGGCCTCGGCGACGTGTTCGTGGTCCGCACCGCAGGTCACGTGGTGGACACCACCGTCATCGGGTCCATCGAGTACGGCGTCGACATCCTCGACACCCGCCTCGTCGTGGTGCTCGGGCACGACAGCTGCGGAGCCGTCGCCGCCGCGATGCACGCCCTCGCGACCGGTGAGCAGCCCAGCGGGTTCGTGCGTGCTGTCGTCGACCGGGTGATCCCGTCGATCGTCGGCATCACTGCTGCCAACGGCGGAGGCTTCGAGACGGTGTCGGCCGACGTGCTGCGCCGCGAGCACGTCCGCCACACCGTCTCGATGCTGCACTCCTACTCGGCCGGGCTCGCCAAGGCCGTCGCGGAGGGCCGCTGCGCGATCGTCGGCGTCGAGTACGACCTCGCCGACGGGCACGCCCGCCTCATCGAGGCGATCGGCGACATCGGCGACGCCGAGTTCGACGTCTGA
- a CDS encoding DUF4031 domain-containing protein, with the protein MTVLIDAPLWPAHGTLWSHLVSDLSVDELHDFAARAGIGRRAFDLDHYDVPEARYAELVALGAVPTDRRELLRRLAAAGLRVPGYARPAAKRSALAARWEALLPGARHVGDELLDRWSEPHRSYHGTEHLTHALDSLVVLDPDRRAPRSVPLALWFHDAVHDGAAGDDEARSAALAEDLLAPLTSSTGRPVVSAPEVAEVRRLVLLTAHHGPDPDDHEGALVSDADLAVLGSAPDRYLRYTEQVRREYAHVPDEVFRPARASVLEQILAGGPVFRTAVGTERWEAPARRNVADEVRRLRA; encoded by the coding sequence GTGACCGTGCTCATCGACGCCCCGCTGTGGCCCGCCCACGGGACCCTGTGGTCGCACCTCGTCTCCGACCTGTCGGTCGACGAGCTGCACGACTTCGCGGCCCGGGCCGGGATCGGCCGGCGTGCCTTCGACCTCGACCACTATGACGTCCCCGAGGCGCGGTACGCCGAGCTGGTCGCGCTCGGTGCCGTGCCGACCGACCGTCGCGAGCTGCTCCGGCGGCTCGCCGCCGCGGGGCTGCGCGTCCCGGGGTACGCGCGTCCTGCCGCCAAGCGCTCCGCCCTCGCGGCCCGCTGGGAGGCTCTGCTGCCGGGCGCGCGCCACGTCGGCGACGAGCTGCTCGACCGCTGGTCCGAGCCGCACCGCAGCTATCACGGCACCGAGCACCTGACGCACGCCCTCGACTCGCTGGTGGTCCTCGACCCCGACCGCCGTGCACCGCGCAGCGTCCCGCTCGCGCTGTGGTTCCACGACGCCGTGCACGACGGCGCCGCGGGCGACGACGAGGCGCGCTCGGCCGCGCTCGCCGAGGACCTGCTGGCCCCGCTGACGTCCAGCACGGGCAGACCGGTGGTCTCCGCACCCGAGGTCGCCGAGGTCCGCCGGCTGGTGCTGCTCACGGCGCACCACGGGCCCGACCCGGACGACCACGAGGGTGCGCTCGTGAGCGACGCCGACCTCGCGGTCCTCGGCAGCGCTCCCGACAGGTACCTGCGCTACACCGAGCAGGTCCGGCGCGAGTACGCGCACGTCCCCGACGAGGTCTTCCGCCCGGCGCGGGCCTCCGTGCTCGAGCAGATCCTCGCGGGCGGGCCCGTCTTCCGGACCGCGGTCGGCACGGAGCGCTGGGAGGCCCCGGCCCGGCGCAACGTCGCGGACGAGGTCCGCCGGCTGCGCGCCTGA
- a CDS encoding carbohydrate kinase family protein, with protein MTPPSTPQPPAEPLALVVGEALIDVVHRADGTVDEHPGGSPANVALTLGRLDRRAQLLAWIGTDSYGDRIRSWLSGSHVDLAPGSDGAASTSIATAHLGADGGATYDFDLTWALPADVRVPDETVVVHTGSIAAVLEPGATGVRRVLAAAQPRATVTYDPNIRPTLMGQPGEVRPVVEALVAGADVVKVSDEDLHWLYPGADLDVVATRWQRSGPALVIVTYGGDGAVAVTAEHRLEVAAPRVEVADTVGAGDSFMGALLHGLWSAGLLGAQHRASLAAIDETTLTTVLEQCVQVAAITVSRSGANPPRLRELTGHV; from the coding sequence ATGACCCCGCCCAGCACCCCGCAGCCTCCCGCCGAGCCGCTCGCCCTCGTGGTGGGCGAGGCGCTCATCGACGTGGTGCACCGCGCCGACGGGACGGTCGACGAGCACCCGGGCGGCAGCCCGGCCAACGTCGCGCTCACCCTCGGGCGGCTCGACCGTCGTGCGCAGCTCCTCGCGTGGATCGGCACGGACAGCTACGGCGACAGGATCCGCAGCTGGCTCTCCGGCTCGCACGTCGACCTCGCGCCCGGCAGCGACGGCGCCGCGTCGACGTCGATCGCGACGGCGCACCTCGGGGCCGACGGCGGTGCCACGTACGACTTCGACCTCACCTGGGCGCTGCCCGCTGACGTCCGTGTCCCCGACGAGACCGTGGTGGTCCACACCGGCTCGATCGCCGCCGTCCTCGAGCCCGGTGCGACGGGCGTCCGACGCGTGCTCGCCGCGGCCCAGCCGCGCGCGACCGTCACCTACGACCCGAACATCCGCCCGACGCTCATGGGCCAGCCGGGCGAGGTCCGTCCGGTGGTCGAGGCCCTCGTTGCCGGCGCCGACGTGGTCAAGGTCAGCGACGAAGACCTGCACTGGCTCTACCCGGGCGCCGACCTCGACGTCGTCGCGACCCGCTGGCAGCGCAGCGGGCCGGCGCTCGTCATCGTCACCTACGGGGGCGACGGGGCGGTGGCCGTCACGGCGGAGCACCGGCTCGAGGTCGCCGCGCCCCGCGTCGAGGTGGCCGACACCGTCGGCGCCGGGGACTCCTTCATGGGGGCGCTCCTGCACGGCCTCTGGTCGGCCGGCCTGCTCGGCGCCCAGCACCGCGCGAGCCTCGCCGCGATCGACGAGACGACGCTCACGACCGTCCTCGAGCAGTGCGTCCAGGTCGCGGCGATCACCGTGTCGAGGTCCGGCGCCAACCCGCCCCGGCTCCGCGAGCTGACCGGCCACGTCTGA
- a CDS encoding RNA-binding S4 domain-containing protein produces the protein MTEPGARARVDTWVWCVRLFRTRTLAAAACRAGHVRVNGDRAKPATPVGAGDEVRVRVDGLERVVVVTRPITRRVGAAVVPDCLVDHSPPPPTRLDTPAVPVRDRGAGRPTKRERREIDALRGRALD, from the coding sequence ATGACCGAGCCTGGGGCACGTGCCCGCGTCGACACGTGGGTGTGGTGCGTGCGCCTCTTCCGCACCCGGACGCTCGCGGCGGCCGCCTGCCGCGCCGGCCACGTCCGCGTCAACGGCGACCGTGCCAAGCCGGCGACCCCGGTGGGTGCGGGCGACGAGGTCCGGGTGCGCGTCGACGGGCTCGAGCGGGTCGTGGTCGTGACCCGGCCGATCACCCGGCGCGTGGGGGCCGCTGTGGTGCCCGACTGCCTGGTCGACCACTCCCCTCCGCCGCCGACGAGGCTGGACACCCCGGCCGTCCCGGTCCGCGACCGGGGCGCCGGGCGTCCCACCAAGCGCGAGCGCCGCGAGATCGACGCCCTGCGCGGGCGCGCCCTCGACTGA